The DNA sequence CGTCTTGCCACTCATCAGGGAGAATGGCCTGTCGCTGGTCGAACACTTCGACTTGCCGGACGAAGCCTGGTGGGACGACTTCTACTCGCCGATGGAGCGGCAGATCGAGAAGCTCCGGGTGAAGTATGCCGCCGACGCCGAGGCTCTCGCGGCGCTTGACGAGGTCGCCAAGGAACCCGCGATGCACCGCCGCAGCGGGCACCACTACGGCTACACGTTCTTCGTTGCACGACGAGGCTGACTGCTCGGGCCGACGACCGTCTACAACGACTTCTGCCAGTCGCCTCGCTCGAGCCGATACACTGCGCAGTCATCGTCACCGAAGCTCCGGTTCTCGACGAACCGAAACCCGAGGCGCTCGTAGAAGCGGCGCGCGCGGTCGTTGGACGCCATCGGGTCGATGAGGATGGCGCCCACCGCCGGGTCGGCGAAGCAGCGGTCGATGGCCAGACGCATCATCTCCGTGCCGAGCCCGCGGCCGAGGAACGCTTCCTCGCCGATCCAGATGTCAATGGCGCGCAGCCCGGTGGGGCAGTCGCCCCAGTAGCGGCTGTCTTCGCGGGCCGGGTCGATGATCTGGATGAAGCCAATGGGCGAACCTTCAACCTCAGCGATGAGCTGCTCACGCCAGTCGGGGCGGCGAACGAGCTCGCGCTCCCAGCCCCAGTCTTCGGTGCCCTTCGAGGCGATGATGTGCGGGGCCGAATCCCAACGCTGAAGGAGATCGAGGTCGTGCGGAGTCGCGGGTCGAAGGTGAATCATGGATGCGCTTTTCGTTGTCGCGCCAACTCTAATCGCGGACCCGCCTTCCGACGCCCATCACGGGCTGCATGTGCTGGCCCTCGATCGGCACATCGAATCCAGTCCCGACCGAGACGACCTGCAGCCCCGCGTCTACAAGCGCCTGGGTGATGCCATCCACCGTCAGCCCAAAGGGCTCGGCCGCGGTCGGGTCCAGCTCCCAATCCCACTGCACGAAGTAGCGCGGCAAAGGTACACGAACCCAAGCGCTGAACGTGCAGCGCTGCCCTAGGACATG is a window from the Pseudomonadota bacterium genome containing:
- a CDS encoding acetyltransferase, which encodes MIHLRPATPHDLDLLQRWDSAPHIIASKGTEDWGWERELVRRPDWREQLIAEVEGSPIGFIQIIDPAREDSRYWGDCPTGLRAIDIWIGEEAFLGRGLGTEMMRLAIDRCFADPAVGAILIDPMASNDRARRFYERLGFRFVENRSFGDDDCAVYRLERGDWQKSL